The following are from one region of the Fusarium keratoplasticum isolate Fu6.1 chromosome 4, whole genome shotgun sequence genome:
- a CDS encoding Allantoicase, protein MASIADEIEYKLDTVETQSVAANDIDKTFRTTCIDLISSALGGKVLGFSDQWFCEATNLLNPKAPIRQQGKMVFTGAWYDGWETRRHNSEPFDYVVIRLGVASGTIEGIEVDTAFFNGNHAPAISVEGCFSQDDDEVASWKGGRGKWETILGVQECGPSERFGWKLKTPTQKQYTHVRLNMYPDGGIARFRLFGHAVPVFPDDKDAIFDLAAAQNGGLAVSCSDQHFGNKDNLLLPGRGKDMGDGWETARSRAKGHTDFAIIKLGAPGYIERFVVDTAHFRGNYPQKVAIEGCEWTGHGDPVADAVAWREFVPPSKTGPDQEHEFASADKEKDRLVTHVKLIMIPDGGVKRLRAFGKRAV, encoded by the exons ATGGCTTCCATCGCCGACGAGATCGAGTACAAGCTCGATACCGTCGAGACGCAGTCCGTTGCCGCCAATGACATTGACAAGACGTTCCGCACGACATGCATTG ACCTCATCTCCAGTGCCCTCGGTGGCAAAGTCCTCGGCTTCTCAGACCAATGGTTCTGCGAAGCCACCAACCTCTTGAACCCAAAGGCCCCCATCCGGCAGCAGGGCAAGATGGTCTTCACAGGCGCCTGGTACGACGGCTGGGAGACCCGGAGACACAACTCGGAGCCTTTCGACTACGTCGTTATCAGACTGGGCGTCGCCTCGGGCACCATTGAGGGTATCGAGGTCGACacggccttcttcaacggcaACCACGCCCCCGCCATCTCGGTCGAGGGATGCTTCAgccaggacgacgacgaagtTGCGTCGTGGAAGGGCGGCCGGGGCAAGTGGGAGACCATCCTCGGCGTGCAAGAGTGCGGTCCCTCGGAGCGGTTCGGCTGGAAGCTCAAGACGCCCACGCAGAAGCAGTACACTCACGTGAGGCTCAACATGTACCCCGACGGCGGCATTGCGCGGTTCCGACTCTTCGGCCACGCTGTCCCCGTCTTCCCCGATGACAAGGACGCCATCTTCGACCTCGCGGCGGCTCAGAACGGCGGTCTCGCCGTGTCGTGCAGCGACCAGCACTTTGGCAACAAGGAcaacctgctgctgcccGGCCGCGGTAAGGACATGGGCGACGGCTGGGAGACGGCTCGATCGCGGGCCAAGGGCCACACCGacttcgccatcatcaagctcgGAGCTCCGGGCTACATCGAGAGGTTCGTAGTAGACACGGCGCACTTCAGGGGCAACTACCCTCAGAAGGTGGCGATCGAGGGCTGCGAGTGGACGGGCCACGGAGACCCGGTGGCCGACGCCGTAGCTTGGCGGGAGTTTGTGCCTCCGAGCAAGACGGGGCCGGATCAGGAGCACGAGTTCGCGAgcgccgacaaggagaaggaccgTCTGGTCACCCATGTTAAGCTTATCATGATCCCCGACGGCGGAGTGAAGCGATTGCGCGCATTTGGCAAGCGAGCTGTCTAG
- a CDS encoding Rab-GAP TBC domain-containing protein, with protein sequence MLPPKFGNARHPTERRASLRYDASLVGMRYEKTVPAEPPIPIISRNPTRPSRRPSSSSASSHSSFHSSYHRPVVVPPPGSIAPPTEEHPALRGTASSSPSPRTSPVSASEEWKRDSGVARANSTSTIHEEEDEDDFADSLCEQACGSIAVVPSSVSSLAASVVSRPSTTVRHMDDPFVDQNSITAPLESVSSAASSVVSNAGCTTPPPPPPASHSHPATPTRASRALPIPIPFSKSAKIPSSPSCPAPAATSSSYPPAPPPPSTSSSPRSSFSTSPRKFVKSLSLRSGQRLGKKSLSQMLSTPMQPLWRGSSTPASSTSSDSSTPTGTTTSTAAAAPGTTASATANATATATAMAGPKQAPSWSPKGSSRFWHRSRPSTNSTTTSAGTISSDCDLPFLPLDVSIPCDSLLDDGFMNSVTFSNRGSIMFGAQDIIALDGAADQDNKSLDPLDPSPATTKTAIDNDGRATPTTPTAPSLTSPTTPTRVATPTTPVSQSLPRPSDESNDMNKSDRRGSPQGQMSPPDIRVLAADVEKESQKVRSLYTVGDGSRGEPGKRHSYCERLEPTPEVPSEENELDPVRGRLSPAWQMPASGSTFSPRFETPGGLEDWADLEGAHVDRYGFITVPPPRIGTPTETRSASGSPRRRNVLLKRDAYGISSTLSGRRTPTRKVSARSLNTQTSELSLSTSLRSSRSVIRQASNLLPHNRDRRWMDEAGDMLNQAPSLQDIVDEIQAEKLTEVMKRKEWERSEKWRKMAKVVRKGSEGQGMEFEFDSKNPKLIERTWKGIPDRWRGAAWWSFMATSAREHQDSTAEDRIVAEFHRLQLRSSPDDVQIDLDVPRTISRHIMFRRRYRGGQRLLFRVLHAISIYFPETGYVQGMASLAATLLCYFDEEKCFVMLVRMWQLRGLARLYRPGFEELMAAMSDFSTNWLNKEVASKLVELCIDTTAYGTRWYLTLFNLSVPFPAQLRVWDVFLLLGDDTSAPSDSTAPRKPGTNPPSSGEYDVLHATSAALAQALREVLLDAEFENAMKALTSSIPIKDEDLLMKVVKAEYKQHHGKKKA encoded by the exons ATGTTGCCGCCCAAATTTGGAAATGCGCGGCACCCCACGGAGCGCCGAGCCAGCTTGAGATACGACGCAAGCCTAGTGGGCATGCGATACGAGAAGACTGTCCCGGCAGAGCCTCCGATCCCAATCATCTCGCGGAATCCCACCCGACCCTCGCGTCggccttcatcttcgtcggcCTCGTCCCACAGCTCCTTCCACAGCTCCTACCACCGTCCTGTCGTTGTTCCGCCTCCGGGCAGCATCGCTCCGCCGACCGAGGAGCACCCGGCTCTGCGAGGCacggcttcatcttcaccgtCTCCCCGGACGTCCCCCGTCTCGGCATCGGAGGAGTGGAAGCGGGACTCGGGAGTTGCCAGGGCTAATTCCACCTCGACCATCcacgaagaggaggacgaggacgacttTGCGGACTCGCTGTGCGAGCAGGCTTGCGGTAGCATCGCTGTGGTGCCATCTTCAGTCTCGTCTCTGGCGGCGTCGGTTGTGTCGCGGCCCAGTACGACGGTGCGGCACATGGATGATCCATTCGTGGACCAGAATAGCATCACCGCTCCTCTAGAATCGGTGTCCAGCGCCGCATCGTCTGTCGTGTCCAACGCTGGCTGCACCacgccgcctcctccaccgccgGCGTCCCACTCGCATCCTGCAACACCCACTCGAGCCAGCAGGGCTCTTCCTATCCCCATTCCCTTTTCCAAGTCAGCCAAAATCCCTTCTTCCCCGTCGTGCCCTGCTCCGGCTGCTACCTCGAGCTCCTATCCTCCtgctccccctcctccttcgACTTCATCCTCACCGCGTTCTTCTTTTTCCACTTCTCCCCGCAAATTCGTCAAGAGCCTCAGTTTGCGGTCAGGGCAGCGTCTTGGCAAGAAGAGCCTATCACAGATGCTCAGCACGCCAATGCAGCCCCTGTGGCGGGGCTCCTCCACCCCGGCCTCCAGCACCTCCAGCGACTCGAGCACCCCGACCGGCACCACCACGtccaccgccgccgctgccccTGGCACTACGGCCAGCGCTACCGCCAACGCTACAGCCACTGCTACCGCTATGGCTGGGCCCAAGCAGGCGCCATCGTGGTCCCCCAAGGGCTCTTCCCGTTTTTGGCACAGATCCCGGCCCTCCACTAATAGCACTACCACCTCGGCGGGGACCATTTCATCTGATTGCGATctccccttcctccccctcgACGTCTCCATCCCCTGTGATagtcttcttgatgatggcttcatgaACTCTGTCACCTTCTCCAACCGCGGTAGCATCATGTTTGGTGCTCAGGATATTATCGCCCTCGACGGCGCTGCCGACCAAGACAACAAGTCACTTGATCCACTTGATCCCTCCCCCGCGACCACAAAAACTGCTATCGACAACGATGGACGCGCCACTCCCACAACACCAACCGCTCCCTCCCTCACTTCTCCCACAACGCCGACTCGGGTTGCCACTCCTACGACGCCCGTGTCGCAATCTCTTCCTCGACCCAGCGACGAGTCCAACGACATGAATAAATCGGATAGGAGGGGTTCCCCTCAGGGCCAGATGTCGCCCCCCGACATTCGCGTCTTGGCCGCCGACGTGGAGAAGGAATCTCAAAAGGTGAGATCGCTCTATACTGTTGGCGATGGTTCCCGCGGTGAGCCCGGCAAGAGGCACTCGTACTGCGAGCGTCTCGAACCGACTCCCGAGGTCCCGTCCGAGGAGAATGAACTTGACCC TGTTCGCGGTCGCCTTTCTCCAGCCTGGCAAATGCCCGCGTCTGGAAGTACTTTTTCCCCGCGCTTTGAGACGCCCGGTGGACTCGAGGATTGGGCTGATCTTGAGGGCGCCCACGTTGACCGATACGGATTCATTACTGTGCCGCCACCAAGAATCGGCACCCCGACAGAGACCAGATCTGCATCCGGCTCGCCTAGAAGACGTAACGTGTTACTGAAGCGAGATGCATATGGTATATCGTCAACACTCAGCGGTCGGCGTACCCCAACGAGGAAGGTCTCTGCCAGGTCGCTGAACACACAGACATCTGAACTATCGCTGTCAACGTCGCTTCGGTCGTCTCGATCCGTCATTCGTCAGGCCAGTAACCTGTTGCCCCATAACCGCGACaggcgatggatggacgaAGCGGGGGATATGCTCAACCAAGCGCCAAGCCTCCAAGATATTGTCGACGAGATTCAGGCCGAGAAGTTGACGGAGGTGATGAAGCGCAAGGAATGGGAGAGGTCAGAAAAGTGGAGGAAAATGGCCAAGGTCGTCCGTAAAGGCAGCGAAGGCCAAGGCATGGAGTTTGAGTTTGACTCCAAGAACCCGAAACTCATCGAGAGAACGTGGAAGGGTATCCCCGATCGATGGCGGGGAGCGGCGTGGTGGTCCTTCATGGCCACCAGCGCCAGGGAACACCAGGATTCGACCGCAGAGGATCGGATCGTGGCCGAGTTTCATCGGTTACAACTACGGAGCTCGCCGGACGATGTCCAGATTGACCTGGACGTGCCTCGGACAATCAGCCGCCATATCATGTTTCGACGGCGATACCGAGGCGGTCAGCGACTGCTATTCCGTGTCCTTCACGCCATCTCGATATATTTCCCCGAGACGGGCTATGTACAGGGCATGGCATCGCTGGCGGCGACGCTGCTGTGCTactttgatgaggagaagTGCTTTGTCATGCTGGTGCGAATGTGGCAGCTGCGTGGACTTGCACGTCTCTACCGCCCTGGCTTTGAAGAGCTCATGGCTGCGATGAGCGACTTCAGTACCAACTGGCTTAACAAAGAAGTCGCAAGCAAGCTG GTCGAGCTCTGCATCGATACCACGGCATACGGTACGCGCTGGTACCTTACTCTATTTAACCTTTCCGTCCCTTTCCCAGCGCAGCTGCGAGTATGGGATGTCTTTCTCCTATTGGGCGACGACACGTCTGCACCAAGCGACTCGACGGCGCCCCGAAAGCCCGGAACCAATCCTCCCTCATCAGGTGAATACGATGTCTTGCATGCTACAAGTGCGGCATTGGCTCAAGCCTTGCGGGAGGTTCTGCTAGACGCGGAATTCGAGAACGCCATGAAGGCGTTGACGTCATCTATACCCATCAAGGATGAAGACTTGCTCATGAAAGTGGTCAAGGCGGAATACAAACAACACCACGGCAAAAAGAAGGCGTAG
- a CDS encoding Dilute domain-containing protein — protein MDLGDSLGPDGLPDNKPRALPSDLPTSLDDRRHVPNEHLVTETEMYDGWQGQSQFLTTPALAKPLNFGNLSLNDPDYDDNVTKGPKDSDTRLMEMLAAQAAHHSGSGFEDEDEIVNDEKLPDSEKKEKLQKALNMAASNGDVERIGKLLNGKAKEYIDINAEDEDGTPPLIYASCFGHEPVVQALIEAGADVNKQDRNQWTALMWAMTNRHKGIAKLLLDNNASSDQKTSSGRTAFDFVPPDSEMSYYLHDNGYNIGSAGVTDDFYSPGFTQDRFEEEMAENEMRRRLMMESARDLEVDLGNVGMDDQPEPVDEFEEEQQEFDWNRCLHDQMFVFQEHELDRILDIIITKMTPQRSPSQKPVPANMIFLSARYAHYHSSRELLERLLVSAMDYINDVVERCQWDMTILAFWISNATLLLHYLKKDAGLFHATAEFQAQLAELINEIFILIVRDAERRLDKVLDVAMLDHETIPGFEDITFQNEWKLFKRKAQVKEEPIEKRFRPPSPKQRAKPAPRNVTSLLSSTLFVLDLYDIHSVISAQIISQLLYWIGAELFNRIMSNRKYLARTKAMQIRMNISILEDWARTNNRQADHYEGSDMRSSGETTIDAARRHLAPVIQLLQWLQCFSSLDADDLEALVGTLQQLKRLSPQQLIHAANHYRPEVGEKGLPKSAMKYLIAIQKEAALKRERRRSGMASPQRSGQDSSPVTPVKNRSNGNHLETPGSAASPPEDEWSDDDDAPEHLLLDPALMLPFTLPSVTDMLVTYGAGFGGVNRERERKYIPTVPPEFLEKLEVSGGTRKGPMFGEADWENEEV, from the exons ATGGATCTAGGGGACTCTCTCGGCCCCGACGGCCTGCCCGACAACAAGCCTCGAGCCCTCCCCTCCGACCTCCCCACGTCCCTCGACGACAGGCGACATGTGCCAAACGAGCATCTCGTcaccgagaccgagatgtACGATGGCTGGCAAG GCCAGTCCCAGTTCCTCACCACGCCAGCCCTGGCGAAACCCCTCAACTTTGGAAACCTGTCGCTCAACGACCCCGACTACGACGACAATGTCACAAAGGGGCCCAAGGATAGCGACACGCGACTCATGGAGATGCTGGCCGCTCAGGCCGCCCACCACTCTGGTTCGGGGtttgaagacgaggatgagattgTGAATGACGAAAAGCTACCAGActctgagaagaaggagaagctccaAAAAGCCCTCAACATGGCTGCCAGCAACGGTGATGTCGAGAGGATCGGGAAGCTATTGAATGGCAAGGCAAAGGAGTATATCGATATAAAcgccgaggacgaagacggaACACCGCCGCTCATCTATGCGAGCTGCTTT GGCCACGAACCCGTAGTGCAGGCACTGATCGAGGCGGGCGCCGACGTCAACAAGCAGGATCGTAATCAATGGACAGCTCTCATGTGGGCCATGACAAACCGACACAAGGGCATCGCGaaactcctcctcgacaacaaTGCCTCCTCAGATCAAAAGACGTCATCCGGTCGAACAGCATTCGACTTTGTCCCCCCAGACAGCGAGATGTCGTATTACCTCCACGACAATGGCTACAATATCGGAAGCGCTGGCGTCACAGATGACTTTTACAGCCCCGGCTTTACACAGGATCGgttcgaggaggagatggccgagaaTGAGATGCGAAGGcggctgatgatggagagTGCCCGAGACCTCGAAGTTGATCTGGGAAATGTGGGCATGGATGATCAGCCCGAG CCGGTAGATGAATTCGAGGAGGAACAGCAGGAGTTTGATTGGAACCGCTGCCTCCATGACCAAATGTTCGTCTTCCAGGAGCACGAACTCGACCGGATACTCGATAtaatcatcaccaagatgacGCCTCAGAGATCGCCGTCGCAAAAACCTGTTCCGGCAAACATGATCTTCCTGAGCGCCCGATATGCCCATTACCATTCGAGTCGGGAGCTGCTTGAACGACTCCTCGTCTCAGCCATGGACTATATCAATGACGTCGTTGAGAGGTGTCAGTGGGATATGACCATTCTGGCATTCTGGATCTCTAACGCTACCCTCCTGCTTCATTACCTCAAAAAGGATGCTGGCCTCTTCCATGCGACGGCCGAGTTCCAAGCCCAGCTCGctgagctcatcaacgagatCTTCATTCTCATCGTGCGAGATGCTGAGAGGCGTCTGGACAAGGTATTGGACGTGGCCATGTTGGATCATGAAACCATTCCTGGATTTGAGGACATCACATTCCAGAACGAGTGGAAGCTGTTCAAGCGAAAGGCTCAGGTCAAGGAAGAGCCCATCGAGAAGCGTTTCCGGCCTCCCTCGCCCAAGCAGCGGGCGAAGCCAGCTCCCAGAAACGTCACTTCTCTACTCTCATCGACTCTCTTTGTGCTCGACCTTTATGACATCCACTCGGTCATCTCGGCTCAAATCATCTCGCAATTGCTCTATTGGATCGGGGCAGAGCTTTTCAACCGCATCATGTCGAACCGCAAGTATCTGGCCAGAACAAAAGCCATGCAGATCCGCATGAATATTTCAATATTGGAGGATTGGGCACGGACAAATAACAGGCAAGCAGACCACTACGAGGGAAGCGACATGCGTTCGTCTGGAGAGACCACCATTGACGCGGCCCGGAGACACCTGGCACCTGTGATCCAACTGCTGCAGTGGCTCCAGTGCTTCTCGTCGCTCGACGCCGATGACCTGGAGGCGCTGGTGGGTACACTCCAGCAGCTCAAGCGGCTCAGTCCACAACAGCTCATCCATGCAGCCAATCACTACAGGCCAGAGGTGGGCGAAAAGGGGCTGCCCAAGAGCGCCATGAAGtatctcatcgccatccaaAAGGAGGCAGCACTTAAGCGAGAGCGGCGACGCAGTGGAATGGCGTCACCGCAGCGGTCGGGTCAGGACAGCAGCCCGGTGACACCCGTCAAGAATCGGTCAAACGGAAATCATCTCGAGACTCCTGGGAGCGCTGCGAGCCCTCCCGAGGACGAATGgtccgacgacgacgacgcgcCCGAGCACTTGCTTCTGGATCCTGCCCTGATGTTGCCCTTTACGCTGCCCTCAGTGACCGACATGCTCGTGACATATGGCGCTGGATTTGGAGGAGTGAACCGTGAGCGGGAGCGCAAGTACATTCCAACGGTGCCGCCCGAGTTCCTGGAAAAGCTGGAGGTGAGCGGGGGTACTCGCAAGGGACCCATGTTTGGAGAAGCGGACTGGGAGAATGAGGAAGTCTGA